In one Candidatus Eisenbacteria bacterium genomic region, the following are encoded:
- a CDS encoding aquaporin, which produces MREYLTETIGTFFLVLTVCLSVLGNQPLAPLAIGASLMVMVYMGGHISGGHYNPAVSLAVALRGKLPMKQLLPYWFFQMVGAVLAALVSRVVMNQTMHFFPSPSATISESLLVEFLFTFALCLVVLQTATSAKTQGNSYYGLAIGFTVTFGAVAGGGISGGAFNPAVALGPILVDATLARGPFHLAWIYLVGPLLGGVVAAWAFKSQGNE; this is translated from the coding sequence ATGCGCGAATACCTGACCGAGACGATCGGCACCTTCTTTCTCGTCCTCACGGTCTGCCTGAGCGTTCTCGGCAATCAACCGCTGGCGCCGCTCGCGATCGGCGCCTCGCTCATGGTCATGGTCTACATGGGCGGCCACATCTCGGGCGGCCACTACAACCCCGCCGTCTCGCTGGCCGTCGCCCTGCGCGGCAAGCTGCCGATGAAGCAGCTCCTGCCCTACTGGTTCTTCCAGATGGTCGGGGCGGTGCTCGCCGCGCTCGTCTCGCGCGTCGTCATGAACCAGACCATGCACTTCTTCCCTTCGCCCTCGGCGACGATCAGCGAGTCGCTGCTCGTCGAGTTCCTGTTCACGTTCGCGCTGTGCCTGGTCGTGCTGCAGACCGCGACCTCGGCGAAGACACAGGGGAACTCGTACTACGGGCTGGCCATCGGCTTCACGGTCACGTTCGGCGCGGTCGCCGGCGGCGGCATCTCGGGCGGCGCCTTCAACCCGGCCGTCGCGCTCGGGCCGATCCTCGTGGACGCGACGCTCGCCCGCGGCCCGTTCCATCTCGCCTGGATCTACCTCGTCGGCCCGCTCCTCGGCGGCGTGGTGGCCGCGTGGGCCTTCAAGTCGCAGGGCAACGAGTGA
- a CDS encoding S8 family serine peptidase yields the protein MSQRSWYSRILTFAAALILALPALASAAPPRAIPGELIIRYKSGATPTARAAYLSRLGASRLRAFPRFNMDYVKLSGISTEEALRRYSLDPSVEYIEPNYEIHLDAVPNDPRFPELYGMRNTGQTGGTPGADIKATNAWDVFTGDPNIKIGIIDTGVDYNHPDLAANVWTNPGEIPGNSLDDDGNGYVDDVHGYDFSNNDGDPFDDNGHGSHCAGTIAGVGDNNVGVAGVNWHAKVIAIKFLNAGGSGSTAGAIAGVQYAIAVGCRLTSNSWGGGGFSQALLDVINQAGATGQLFVAAAGNASSNTDVSPSYPASYDSPYIISVAATDHNDNLASFSNYGATTVDLAAPGVDILSCQPGGGYQLLSGTSMATPHVAGVVGLAMGRFPSATNLFIKQLVLNAADVKPQLAGKCLTGGRLNAFLTIADPDTTEPGSVSDLAVTGSGSSHLSLTWTATGDDGGTGRASAYDLRWSTSPITEANFAAATPVAGPDPQPAGGAEAWEIGGLAFSTTYYVALKALDEFGNTGALSNVATGTTLGAPDLAASPGTFAATLLTGAAETQTLTLSNVGQGTLDFTIPTPDLMFTQPVRFEYVPLAKGADDIRVGQPVTTGTGGPDGFGYRWIDSNEPGGPSFAWEDITGTGAQLTLSGDDATSAAVPIGFDFPYYGGTFNSLRVCTNGWLSFTSGATAYDNQQLPNAGAPDNLVAPMWDDMDFGSTNRVYTYGDASHFVVSWIGVPHYQSGGPYTFQVILFATGEIRFQYQTIGAPANGATVGIQNGTRSIGLTTAFNTDYIADGLAVRILPLRQWLTVSPTAGRIAAGQSQNLNVVFNALGVEGGIFDGNIRIDSNDPDENPTVLPAQLHVLGAPDIALSPATVDFGTFFVGANPTRTLSVNNPGTDALIVSGITSSDPDVQPDVTSFTLNPHQTRNVVLTFSPATTRTLSGTVTVASNDPDTPSLSVNVVGQSVPAPVVTATPDSFDVALLTNTATSQTLRLTNNGGSNYDFTAAAEILGQSGTVTVHGDADNVDVPKGGTDTQFGPAPARAGGPDVFGYTYQDSDEPGGPTFSWVDISSTGTPIPLNGDDQNLGPFPIGFSFPHYGANYPSFRICSNGWLTLNATATQTSYSNLALPNSASGAPPSLLAVFWDDLSFSPTTSPNGRAYYQYDGTRTIIQYQSVSRLGDSASPNTFEVILYPTGEVVYQYLAMNAVTKNSATIGMQNGAKDDGLQVVYNALYVKNDLAIRFRPPARFLTVSPPSGSITPGNFLDLTVGFNAAGLFGGTYDGQVHVTGNDPVRPMINVPATLVVTGVPDVATNPDTIPFGDTFIGFPKLRQLQVQNVGTDVLNVSGIVSSDPAYGVDQSTFSVPPLGQALLFVTFNPPDAAAHPATLTVSSNDPDTPDLVVTLDGAGIVAPDVDPQPASLAQTLPIPGTASQTLTLQNLGGSNLDFVVGALLTAASVPHYEWTELGKDETDTRPGVLGSGGPDVFGYRWVDSDDPDGPAFDWVDITTIGTPVTLPGSGDDANATGIPLGFSFPFYGSTYSTVNVCSNGWLSFTSTLTSLSNSALPASGAPENLLAPFWDDLNPGSSTTRLWRYSDGTRFILSYVGVPRYGSGGPYTFQVILYPSGRIVYQYLDMQGTRLNEATVGIQNGAGDDGLTVVFNDAYVHDGLAVQLSVLPEYLTVSPSTGTIPAGGSAALNVNFNTNGLFGGTYDGAIRIASNDPDEGVKLVPTHLTAVGTPHIGAQPAALDFGSLYVGLTADRSVSLRNVGSDPLTITGLSLDNATWAVTDAPAFPVTLGQNGSLPLTVRWTPTAACAPCTGNLLVASNDPDAATLAVPLTGVGVIPPEIGVTPDSLKVALATTLGPTALTTTKKLVIVNTGGSDLDWTAQALSALPASLASPSAEAAKNDAGAPGILGNGGPDAFGYRWVDSDDPFGPAFSWEDISAVGTPIAFTGDDQNLGWIHLPFSFPFYGSSFDSIRVCTNGWLSFSSTLTSYSNSALPSGGTSGPENLIAPFWDDLTFSSSGAAYYHYDGTKFIVSFVAVPHLSSGGPYTFQVLLYPSGTIDFQYLDMQGDRLDEATVGIQNATRDVGLQVVYNAAYVKNNLRVRLTNRPGWLTVSPPGGTTPAGERDTVLVTFDATGLADGDYSGLVRVASNDLDEPLVSVPADLHVGVVAAKVRIEPGVLNRASWGRWVLGKAWAPQGMDARKIVRSSLLLQRTVPADPWFWQCFEDGNEPVFGWRWWAWFKFNRQALLDVLPDGNKVMVEMIGRVDDTSWFQGWDSVRVLRPRVCWGGGWHATNPDQPMPNSINAQAIAPLQLVDPAGATATRFELWYSPDAGETWSPIDTMITSRDFSWVVPEDATDQAMLEVVAWDDEGVMGSRVTNLFAIMNGTTDVDDRPAPDRFSMRLAGRNPAAKALLEFGMPVAGHASVRVFDVRGALVRELAGGTYAAGWHRLSWDGSGASGAPAQPGVYFVQANAGGQRLLSRFVLLK from the coding sequence ATGTCCCAGCGATCGTGGTATTCACGCATCCTCACGTTCGCCGCAGCGCTGATCCTCGCGCTGCCTGCCCTGGCGTCCGCCGCCCCCCCGCGGGCGATTCCGGGTGAGTTGATCATCCGCTACAAGAGCGGCGCCACACCCACCGCGCGCGCGGCCTACCTGTCACGACTCGGCGCCAGCCGCCTGCGCGCGTTCCCGCGCTTCAACATGGACTACGTGAAGCTGAGCGGGATCTCGACCGAAGAGGCCCTGCGGCGCTACTCGCTCGATCCCAGCGTCGAGTACATCGAGCCCAACTACGAAATCCATCTCGACGCGGTCCCGAACGATCCGCGCTTCCCCGAGCTCTACGGCATGCGCAACACCGGACAGACCGGCGGAACGCCCGGGGCCGACATCAAGGCGACCAACGCCTGGGACGTCTTCACCGGCGACCCGAACATCAAGATCGGCATCATCGACACGGGCGTGGACTACAACCACCCCGATCTCGCCGCCAACGTCTGGACGAACCCGGGCGAGATTCCCGGCAACAGCCTCGACGACGACGGCAACGGCTACGTGGACGACGTCCACGGCTACGACTTCTCCAACAACGACGGCGATCCGTTCGACGACAACGGCCACGGCTCGCACTGCGCGGGCACCATCGCCGGCGTCGGCGACAACAACGTCGGCGTGGCCGGCGTCAACTGGCACGCGAAGGTCATCGCCATCAAGTTCCTCAACGCGGGCGGGTCCGGCTCCACGGCCGGCGCCATCGCCGGCGTCCAGTACGCGATCGCCGTGGGCTGCCGGCTGACGAGCAACTCGTGGGGCGGCGGAGGCTTCTCGCAGGCGCTGCTCGACGTCATCAACCAGGCGGGCGCCACCGGCCAGCTGTTCGTCGCGGCCGCGGGCAACGCCTCGTCGAACACCGACGTGAGCCCGTCGTACCCCGCATCCTACGACTCGCCGTACATCATTTCGGTGGCGGCCACGGACCACAACGACAACCTCGCGTCGTTCTCGAACTACGGCGCGACGACCGTGGACCTCGCGGCGCCCGGAGTGGACATCCTTTCGTGCCAGCCGGGCGGCGGCTACCAGTTGCTGTCGGGCACCTCGATGGCGACGCCGCACGTCGCGGGCGTCGTCGGCCTGGCGATGGGCCGCTTCCCGAGCGCGACCAACCTGTTCATCAAGCAGCTCGTGCTGAACGCGGCGGACGTCAAGCCGCAACTCGCGGGCAAGTGCCTGACGGGCGGCCGGCTCAACGCGTTCCTCACCATCGCCGATCCCGACACCACCGAGCCGGGGTCGGTCTCCGACCTCGCGGTCACGGGGAGCGGTTCGAGCCACCTGTCGCTGACCTGGACGGCGACCGGCGACGACGGCGGCACCGGCCGCGCGTCCGCGTACGACCTGCGCTGGTCCACTTCGCCGATCACCGAAGCCAACTTCGCCGCCGCGACGCCGGTGGCGGGACCCGACCCGCAGCCGGCGGGCGGGGCGGAGGCCTGGGAGATCGGCGGCCTGGCGTTCAGCACCACCTACTACGTGGCGCTCAAGGCGCTCGACGAGTTCGGAAACACCGGAGCGCTTTCGAACGTGGCGACGGGCACGACGCTCGGCGCCCCCGACCTCGCCGCCTCGCCGGGCACGTTCGCGGCCACGCTGCTGACCGGCGCGGCCGAAACGCAGACGCTGACGCTGAGCAACGTCGGGCAGGGCACGCTCGACTTCACGATTCCGACGCCCGACCTGATGTTCACGCAGCCGGTGCGCTTCGAGTACGTGCCGCTCGCCAAGGGCGCCGACGACATCCGCGTCGGCCAGCCCGTGACGACCGGCACCGGAGGACCGGACGGGTTCGGCTACCGCTGGATCGACAGCAACGAGCCCGGAGGGCCGTCGTTCGCGTGGGAGGACATCACCGGCACGGGCGCGCAGCTCACGCTCTCGGGCGACGACGCCACCTCGGCCGCGGTGCCGATCGGCTTCGACTTCCCGTACTACGGCGGCACGTTCAACAGCCTGCGCGTCTGCACCAACGGCTGGCTGTCGTTCACGAGCGGCGCCACCGCGTACGACAACCAGCAGCTCCCGAACGCCGGGGCGCCCGACAATCTCGTCGCGCCGATGTGGGACGACATGGACTTCGGGAGCACGAACCGCGTCTACACCTACGGCGACGCCTCGCACTTCGTGGTTTCGTGGATCGGCGTGCCGCACTACCAGAGCGGCGGGCCGTACACGTTCCAGGTGATCCTCTTTGCGACGGGCGAGATCCGCTTCCAGTACCAGACCATCGGCGCGCCCGCCAACGGCGCCACCGTCGGCATCCAGAACGGAACGCGGAGCATCGGGCTGACCACCGCGTTCAACACCGACTACATCGCCGACGGCCTGGCCGTGCGCATCCTGCCGCTTCGCCAGTGGCTCACGGTCAGTCCGACCGCGGGCCGCATCGCCGCCGGCCAGAGCCAGAACCTGAACGTCGTCTTCAACGCGCTCGGCGTCGAGGGCGGCATCTTCGACGGCAACATCCGGATCGACAGCAACGACCCGGACGAGAACCCGACCGTGCTGCCGGCTCAGTTGCATGTGCTGGGCGCGCCGGACATCGCCCTGTCGCCGGCGACCGTGGACTTCGGCACCTTCTTCGTCGGCGCCAACCCGACGCGGACGCTGTCGGTCAACAATCCGGGCACCGACGCGCTGATCGTGAGCGGCATCACGAGCAGCGATCCGGATGTGCAGCCGGACGTGACCTCGTTCACCCTGAACCCGCACCAGACGCGCAACGTGGTCCTGACGTTCAGCCCGGCGACGACGCGGACGCTGAGCGGAACGGTCACGGTGGCGAGCAACGACCCGGACACGCCGAGCCTGAGCGTCAACGTGGTCGGCCAGTCCGTTCCGGCGCCGGTCGTGACCGCGACGCCGGACTCGTTCGACGTCGCGCTGCTCACCAACACCGCCACGTCGCAGACGCTGCGGCTGACCAACAACGGCGGCAGCAACTACGACTTCACCGCCGCCGCCGAGATCCTCGGCCAGAGCGGCACGGTGACGGTGCACGGCGACGCCGACAACGTGGACGTGCCCAAGGGCGGCACCGACACGCAGTTCGGCCCCGCGCCGGCCCGGGCCGGCGGTCCGGACGTGTTCGGCTACACGTACCAGGACAGCGACGAGCCGGGCGGCCCGACCTTCTCGTGGGTGGACATCAGCTCGACGGGCACGCCGATCCCGCTCAACGGTGACGACCAGAATCTCGGGCCGTTCCCGATCGGGTTCTCGTTCCCGCACTACGGCGCGAACTACCCGTCGTTCCGCATCTGCTCGAACGGCTGGCTCACGCTGAACGCGACGGCCACGCAGACGTCGTACAGCAACCTCGCGCTGCCGAACTCCGCCTCGGGCGCGCCGCCGAGCCTGCTGGCGGTGTTCTGGGACGACCTGTCGTTCTCGCCGACCACCTCGCCCAACGGCCGCGCCTACTATCAGTACGACGGCACGCGGACGATCATCCAGTACCAGAGCGTCTCGCGCCTGGGGGACAGCGCCTCGCCCAACACCTTCGAGGTGATCCTCTATCCGACCGGCGAGGTCGTCTATCAGTACCTGGCGATGAACGCCGTGACGAAGAACAGCGCGACGATCGGCATGCAAAACGGCGCCAAGGACGACGGGCTGCAGGTCGTGTACAACGCGCTGTACGTGAAGAACGACCTGGCGATCCGCTTCCGTCCGCCGGCCCGCTTCCTGACCGTGAGTCCGCCGAGCGGCAGCATCACGCCGGGCAACTTCCTCGACCTGACGGTCGGCTTCAACGCCGCCGGCCTGTTCGGCGGAACGTACGACGGCCAGGTGCACGTGACCGGCAACGACCCGGTGCGGCCGATGATCAACGTTCCCGCCACGCTGGTCGTGACGGGCGTGCCGGACGTCGCGACGAACCCGGACACGATCCCGTTCGGCGACACGTTCATCGGCTTCCCGAAGCTGCGCCAGCTGCAGGTGCAGAACGTCGGCACCGACGTGCTGAACGTGAGCGGCATCGTCTCGAGCGATCCGGCCTACGGCGTGGACCAGTCCACGTTCAGCGTGCCGCCGCTCGGGCAGGCGCTGCTGTTCGTCACCTTCAACCCGCCGGACGCCGCCGCGCATCCGGCGACACTGACGGTCAGCAGCAACGACCCGGACACCCCGGACCTGGTCGTGACGCTCGACGGCGCGGGAATCGTCGCGCCGGACGTGGACCCGCAACCGGCGTCGCTCGCGCAGACGCTGCCCATTCCGGGCACCGCCTCGCAGACGCTCACGCTCCAGAACCTGGGCGGCAGCAACCTCGACTTCGTGGTCGGCGCGCTCCTCACCGCGGCTTCGGTCCCGCATTACGAGTGGACCGAGCTCGGCAAGGACGAGACGGACACGCGGCCCGGCGTTCTCGGCAGCGGCGGTCCCGACGTGTTCGGCTACCGCTGGGTGGACAGCGACGACCCCGACGGGCCGGCGTTCGACTGGGTGGACATCACCACGATCGGCACGCCGGTGACGCTGCCCGGCAGCGGGGACGACGCCAACGCGACGGGCATTCCGCTCGGCTTCAGCTTCCCGTTCTACGGAAGCACCTACTCGACCGTGAACGTCTGCAGCAACGGCTGGCTGTCGTTCACGAGCACGTTGACGAGCCTCTCGAACAGCGCGCTGCCCGCGAGCGGGGCGCCGGAGAACCTGCTCGCGCCGTTCTGGGACGACCTTAATCCGGGCAGCAGCACCACCCGGCTGTGGCGCTACAGCGACGGCACGCGCTTCATCCTGTCGTACGTGGGCGTGCCGCGCTACGGCTCGGGCGGACCGTACACGTTCCAGGTCATCCTCTATCCGAGCGGCCGGATCGTGTACCAGTACCTCGACATGCAGGGCACGCGGCTGAACGAGGCGACGGTCGGCATCCAGAACGGCGCCGGTGACGACGGCCTCACGGTCGTCTTCAACGACGCCTACGTGCACGACGGCCTCGCCGTGCAGCTCTCGGTGCTGCCCGAGTACCTGACCGTCTCGCCCAGCACCGGCACGATTCCCGCCGGCGGCTCGGCGGCGCTCAACGTGAACTTCAACACCAACGGACTGTTCGGCGGCACGTACGACGGCGCGATCCGGATCGCGAGCAACGATCCGGACGAGGGCGTCAAGCTGGTGCCGACGCACCTGACGGCGGTCGGCACGCCGCACATCGGGGCTCAGCCGGCGGCGCTCGACTTCGGTTCGCTCTACGTCGGGCTCACCGCCGACCGGAGCGTGTCGCTGCGCAACGTCGGCAGCGACCCGCTGACGATCACCGGGTTGTCGCTCGACAACGCGACCTGGGCGGTCACGGACGCGCCCGCGTTCCCGGTCACGCTCGGCCAGAACGGCTCGCTGCCGCTGACCGTCCGCTGGACGCCCACCGCGGCGTGCGCACCGTGCACGGGCAACCTGCTGGTGGCTTCGAACGATCCGGACGCGGCCACGCTCGCCGTGCCGCTGACGGGCGTCGGCGTCATTCCGCCGGAGATCGGCGTGACGCCCGACAGCCTCAAGGTGGCGCTGGCCACGACGCTCGGGCCCACCGCGCTCACGACGACGAAGAAGCTGGTGATCGTGAACACCGGCGGCAGCGACCTCGACTGGACCGCGCAGGCGCTCTCGGCGCTGCCGGCGAGCCTCGCCAGCCCGAGCGCCGAGGCGGCCAAGAACGACGCCGGCGCCCCCGGCATCCTCGGCAACGGCGGACCGGACGCGTTCGGCTACCGCTGGGTGGACAGCGACGACCCGTTCGGGCCGGCGTTCAGCTGGGAGGACATCAGCGCCGTCGGGACGCCGATCGCGTTCACCGGCGACGATCAGAACCTCGGCTGGATCCACCTGCCGTTCTCGTTCCCGTTCTACGGCTCGTCGTTCGACTCGATCCGAGTGTGCACGAACGGCTGGCTGTCGTTCTCGAGCACGCTGACGTCGTACTCGAACAGCGCGCTGCCGAGCGGGGGCACGAGCGGCCCCGAGAACCTGATCGCCCCCTTCTGGGACGACCTGACGTTCAGCAGCTCGGGAGCCGCCTACTACCACTACGACGGGACGAAGTTCATCGTCTCGTTCGTGGCCGTGCCGCATCTGTCCTCGGGCGGTCCCTACACGTTCCAGGTGCTGCTGTATCCGAGCGGCACGATTGATTTCCAGTACCTGGACATGCAGGGCGACCGGCTCGACGAGGCCACGGTCGGCATCCAGAACGCGACCCGGGACGTCGGCCTGCAGGTCGTGTACAACGCCGCCTACGTGAAGAACAACCTGCGCGTGCGGCTGACGAACCGGCCGGGATGGCTGACGGTTTCGCCGCCGGGCGGCACGACGCCCGCGGGCGAACGCGACACGGTTCTGGTCACGTTCGACGCGACGGGTCTTGCCGACGGTGACTACTCGGGCCTGGTGCGCGTCGCGAGCAACGACCTCGACGAGCCGCTGGTGTCGGTGCCGGCGGATCTGCACGTCGGGGTGGTCGCGGCGAAGGTTCGCATCGAGCCGGGCGTCCTCAACCGCGCCTCGTGGGGCCGCTGGGTGCTGGGCAAGGCCTGGGCGCCGCAGGGCATGGACGCGCGCAAGATCGTGCGCTCGAGCCTGCTGCTGCAGCGCACCGTTCCGGCGGATCCGTGGTTCTGGCAGTGCTTCGAGGACGGCAACGAGCCGGTGTTCGGCTGGCGCTGGTGGGCCTGGTTCAAGTTCAACCGCCAGGCGCTGCTCGACGTGCTGCCGGACGGCAACAAGGTGATGGTCGAGATGATCGGCCGGGTGGACGACACGTCCTGGTTCCAGGGCTGGGACTCGGTGCGTGTCCTGAGGCCGCGCGTCTGCTGGGGCGGTGGATGGCACGCCACCAATCCGGATCAGCCGATGCCGAACTCGATCAACGCGCAGGCCATCGCGCCGCTGCAGCTCGTGGACCCGGCCGGGGCGACCGCGACGCGGTTCGAACTCTGGTATTCGCCGGACGCGGGCGAAACCTGGTCGCCGATAGACACCATGATCACCTCGCGCGATTTCAGCTGGGTCGTGCCCGAGGACGCCACGGACCAGGCGATGCTCGAAGTGGTGGCGTGGGACGACGAGGGCGTCATGGGCTCGCGGGTCACCAACCTGTTCGCGATCATGAACGGCACGACCGATGTGGACGACCGGCCGGCGCCCGACCGCTTCTCGATGCGTCTGGCCGGCCGCAACCCGGCCGCGAAGGCGCTGCTCGAGTTCGGCATGCCGGTCGCGGGACACGCTTCGGTTCGCGTCTTCGACGTGCGGGGCGCGCTCGTTCGCGAACTCGCCGGCGGCACGTACGCGGCGGGCTGGCACCGGCTGTCGTGGGACGGCTCCGGAGCTTCCGGCGCGCCGGCGCAGCCGGGCGTGTATTTCGTGCAGGCGAACGCCGGCGGCCAGCGGCTGCTGTCGAGGTTCGTGCTGCTCAAGTGA
- a CDS encoding helix-hairpin-helix domain-containing protein: MLRRSWSVASALGALVLIGSFASLASATPASPMPAKATASKVASTSATAARTAPAVAAGEHAKTASATAAKAAPARADRLDINTASKEELEKVPGIGEAIAAKIVAGRPFKAKRELLSRGLVNRGEYAKLAPHVIAKQAAGEVSKSAPAEGAKQAPAEGSKQAPSQGSKK; encoded by the coding sequence ATGCTTCGTCGTTCGTGGTCTGTCGCGTCGGCGCTTGGCGCCCTGGTCCTGATCGGTTCGTTTGCCTCGCTCGCGAGCGCGACCCCCGCGAGCCCCATGCCGGCGAAGGCGACGGCTTCCAAGGTCGCGTCCACTTCGGCGACCGCGGCCAGGACCGCTCCAGCGGTTGCGGCCGGCGAGCACGCGAAGACCGCCAGCGCCACCGCCGCCAAGGCCGCGCCGGCCAGGGCCGACCGGCTGGACATCAACACCGCGAGCAAGGAGGAGCTCGAGAAGGTTCCCGGCATCGGCGAGGCGATCGCCGCCAAGATCGTCGCGGGCCGGCCGTTCAAGGCGAAGCGCGAGCTGCTTTCGCGCGGCCTCGTGAACCGCGGCGAGTACGCCAAGCTCGCGCCGCACGTGATCGCGAAGCAGGCGGCCGGCGAGGTGTCGAAGTCGGCTCCGGCCGAGGGTGCGAAGCAGGCGCCGGCCGAGGGCTCGAAGCAGGCGCCGAGCCAGGGCTCGAAGAAGTAA
- a CDS encoding zinc ribbon domain-containing protein, translating to MLCPKCRMEQDDRNLLCDYCGQVFRRAGLEGPIVGSVPVDPRFTVYAPAGTAASSWLLTRLFTPMPGSSRLALAGRAALLLLLAAWGARLWAFSPESNGAGRSLLHLVNLPFHEAGHVLFAPFGDFVRVLGGTLAQFLMPLVCCLVLLFKTRDPFGAGAALWWFGENFLDIAPYMDDAGTGELPLLGGNTGESTPYGFHDWEYLLTESGHLGHEHELARTAHVLGVIVMAVAILWMAYVLVRAWRAEGESRKVRGRYL from the coding sequence ATGCTCTGCCCGAAGTGCCGGATGGAACAGGACGACCGCAACCTGCTGTGCGATTACTGCGGGCAGGTGTTTCGTCGCGCCGGCCTGGAAGGACCCATCGTCGGCAGCGTGCCGGTGGATCCCAGGTTCACCGTCTACGCGCCCGCGGGCACGGCGGCCTCGAGCTGGCTGCTGACCCGGCTCTTCACGCCGATGCCGGGAAGCTCGCGCCTGGCGCTCGCCGGGCGCGCGGCGCTGCTGCTGCTGCTCGCGGCCTGGGGAGCCCGGCTGTGGGCGTTCAGTCCCGAGAGCAACGGTGCCGGTCGCTCGCTGCTGCACCTCGTGAACCTGCCGTTCCACGAGGCGGGGCACGTGCTGTTCGCTCCATTCGGCGACTTCGTACGCGTCCTGGGCGGCACGCTCGCGCAGTTCCTGATGCCGCTCGTCTGCTGCCTCGTGCTGCTCTTCAAGACGCGCGACCCGTTCGGCGCGGGCGCCGCGTTGTGGTGGTTCGGCGAGAACTTCCTCGACATCGCCCCCTACATGGACGACGCCGGCACGGGCGAGCTGCCGCTGCTCGGCGGCAACACCGGCGAGAGCACGCCCTACGGATTCCACGACTGGGAGTACCTGCTGACCGAGTCCGGCCATCTGGGTCACGAGCACGAGCTGGCGCGCACGGCGCACGTGCTGGGCGTGATCGTCATGGCGGTCGCGATCCTGTGGATGGCGTACGTGCTCGTGCGCGCCTGGCGCGCCGAGGGCGAAAGTCGCAAGGTTCGCGGACGCTACCTCTGA
- a CDS encoding FAD-binding oxidoreductase gives MTTRPRSLRASAPWRVLDGFGNSLRSASRCVQPGSVEELASVLRAAREEGLTVAFRGAGRSYGDAALNDGQLVVDQRGLSRVLAFDPASGRIEAQGGVTIEQLWRTGLPHGWWPHVVPGTMFPTLGGCVAMNVHGKNCFKAGPFGDHVLELDLMTATGEVKTLSREREPELFRAVIAGLGLLGAVTRVRVQLRRVESARLRVVPIRTPSLAAMFDCFEARLASADYLVGWVDCFAGGGSLGRGLVHQANYLTAAEDPAGTRLFGAEHQELPPSIMGVPRSLVWRFMKFFTNDAGMRMVNAAKYLLPEHPGGDGSFLEPHVAFAFLLDYVPNWRLAYGEHGFLQYQVFVPDATARATLAEVLERCRRRGLVSYLGVFKRHRPDEYLLSHGLDGWSLALDFKLPKDPAPLRALLGELTDLVHEAGGRFYAAKDSVLDAAQFARGYGERLGRFRALKQAVDPEGLFASNLARRLGIVAND, from the coding sequence GTGACGACACGCCCGCGTTCGCTGCGCGCTTCGGCGCCGTGGCGGGTGCTCGACGGCTTCGGTAACTCGCTGCGCAGCGCCTCGCGCTGCGTGCAGCCGGGAAGCGTCGAAGAACTGGCAAGCGTCCTGCGGGCGGCGCGCGAGGAAGGGCTCACGGTCGCCTTCCGCGGCGCGGGCCGCAGCTACGGCGACGCGGCGCTCAACGACGGCCAGCTGGTGGTGGACCAGCGCGGGCTTTCGCGCGTGCTGGCGTTCGATCCCGCGAGCGGACGGATCGAAGCGCAGGGCGGCGTGACCATCGAGCAGCTGTGGCGCACCGGCCTGCCGCACGGCTGGTGGCCGCACGTCGTGCCGGGCACGATGTTCCCGACGCTGGGCGGCTGCGTGGCGATGAACGTCCACGGCAAGAACTGCTTCAAGGCCGGTCCGTTCGGCGACCACGTGCTGGAGCTGGACCTGATGACCGCGACCGGCGAGGTGAAGACGCTCTCGCGCGAGCGCGAACCGGAGCTGTTCCGCGCGGTGATCGCCGGGCTCGGCCTGCTCGGCGCGGTGACGCGCGTCCGCGTGCAGCTCCGCAGGGTCGAGAGTGCCCGGCTGCGCGTCGTTCCCATCCGGACACCATCGCTGGCGGCGATGTTCGACTGCTTCGAGGCGCGCCTCGCGAGCGCCGACTACCTCGTCGGCTGGGTGGACTGCTTCGCGGGCGGGGGCTCGCTCGGTCGCGGGCTCGTGCACCAGGCGAACTACCTCACCGCCGCCGAGGACCCGGCCGGCACGCGGTTGTTCGGGGCCGAACACCAGGAGCTGCCGCCGAGCATCATGGGCGTGCCGCGCTCGCTCGTGTGGCGGTTCATGAAGTTCTTCACCAACGACGCCGGCATGCGGATGGTCAACGCCGCGAAATACCTGCTGCCCGAGCACCCCGGCGGCGACGGCAGTTTCCTCGAGCCGCACGTGGCGTTCGCGTTCCTGCTCGACTACGTGCCGAACTGGCGCCTGGCCTACGGCGAGCACGGCTTCCTGCAGTACCAGGTGTTCGTGCCCGACGCGACCGCGCGGGCGACGCTGGCGGAGGTGCTCGAGCGTTGCCGCAGGCGCGGGCTCGTTTCCTACCTCGGCGTCTTCAAGCGCCACCGGCCGGACGAGTATCTGCTCTCGCACGGACTCGACGGCTGGTCGCTGGCGCTGGACTTCAAGCTGCCGAAGGACCCCGCGCCGCTGCGCGCGCTGCTCGGCGAGCTGACCGACCTCGTGCACGAGGCAGGCGGGCGCTTCTACGCCGCGAAGGACTCGGTGCTCGACGCGGCGCAGTTCGCGCGCGGCTACGGCGAGCGGCTCGGGCGCTTCCGCGCACTCAAGCAGGCCGTGGACCCGGAAGGGCTGTTCGCGAGCAATCTCGCGCGCCGGCTCGGCATCGTCGCGAACGACTGA